In Paenibacillus sp. FSL M7-0420, a single genomic region encodes these proteins:
- a CDS encoding DinB family protein: MIQRPAQGEYTEFQSRYISLVPPEGELRVILREQTQQVLTLLGGLTEEQGAYRYAPGKWSIKEMLGHLTDNDRIMSYRLLCFARGEQAPLPGYEENDYAAAGAFDRFTLQEMIAHYRSVRESTLALADSLAEDTYARTGNFGGTAMSVRAQLCLIIGHELHHLRVLHERYLN, from the coding sequence ATGATTCAGCGTCCTGCGCAAGGAGAGTATACCGAATTTCAGTCCAGATATATTTCACTGGTGCCGCCGGAAGGAGAACTTCGCGTCATTCTAAGAGAGCAGACTCAGCAGGTGCTGACTTTGCTTGGCGGGCTGACAGAGGAGCAAGGGGCCTACCGCTATGCCCCCGGGAAGTGGAGTATCAAGGAAATGCTAGGGCATCTGACGGATAATGACCGTATTATGTCTTACCGCTTGCTGTGTTTTGCGAGAGGGGAGCAGGCGCCGCTGCCGGGCTATGAGGAGAATGATTATGCGGCTGCCGGGGCGTTCGACCGCTTCACCCTGCAAGAGATGATTGCACACTACCGGAGCGTCCGGGAGTCCACCTTGGCGCTGGCAGACAGTCTTGCTGAGGACACCTATGCCCGTACAGGTAACTTTGGCGGGACTGCCATGTCTGTGCGAGCTCAGCTTTGTCTAATCATCGGACATGAGCTGCATCATCTACGGGTTCTTCATGAACGTTATCTGAACTAG